In the genome of Tannockella kyphosi, one region contains:
- a CDS encoding TRAM domain-containing protein codes for MKVENLEIKKIGINGEGITYIDRKITFVPGALPGEIVDVDIVKQTRSFYEAKVINIKEYSENRIKVSCSLNKDCLGCSLLHMKYPLQTQYKKESVRESIRKYTNYDLSKTVFKDVIPPKNKQGFIQEVNLPIVRSKGTITFGIYQRESKYLTVLTNCFKQNEAINACLKQLEKILTENNCKTYSDKFKTGLRFLKVKIIENKIQLVFITGKDGLDNDVIQLISNIEGVEGIFVSVNTTKHQEFDEVGYSKAGGSTRLELDVDGKKIKTSIKSSIGENYEMEIKKAKEIVKLLEDSKQVLSLNCGIGLVEVLSNKPFISVDEKNYHIEDAKLNAKYLNRDNVKFVKGDSDDKIVLYAKKRECDTFLIQNGRFGLTDIMKQSIFLSKVKNVVISCESHSTLAKDLAELEKSYYLEKIVALDTHLYTPYVTTIVKLVRK; via the coding sequence AGGTGCCTTGCCAGGAGAAATAGTGGATGTTGATATTGTTAAACAAACACGATCATTTTATGAAGCAAAAGTAATTAATATTAAAGAGTATAGTGAGAATCGTATTAAAGTATCATGTTCATTAAATAAAGATTGTTTAGGGTGTTCTTTGTTACATATGAAATACCCATTACAAACACAATATAAAAAAGAATCAGTAAGAGAATCTATTCGTAAATATACGAATTATGATTTATCTAAAACTGTATTTAAAGATGTAATTCCACCAAAAAACAAACAAGGATTTATTCAAGAAGTAAATCTTCCAATTGTTCGTTCAAAAGGAACAATTACTTTTGGTATCTATCAAAGAGAAAGTAAATATTTAACAGTATTAACAAACTGTTTTAAACAAAATGAAGCAATTAATGCTTGCTTAAAACAATTAGAAAAAATTCTAACTGAAAATAATTGTAAAACATATAGTGATAAATTTAAAACAGGTCTAAGATTTTTAAAAGTAAAAATAATTGAAAATAAAATACAATTAGTATTTATTACTGGTAAAGATGGTTTAGATAATGATGTTATTCAATTAATTAGTAACATAGAAGGAGTAGAAGGAATATTTGTTAGTGTTAATACTACAAAACATCAAGAATTTGATGAAGTAGGATATTCTAAAGCAGGTGGTAGTACTCGTTTGGAATTAGATGTTGATGGAAAGAAAATTAAAACATCAATTAAATCATCGATTGGTGAAAATTATGAGATGGAAATAAAAAAAGCAAAAGAAATTGTAAAACTATTAGAAGATAGTAAACAAGTATTGTCATTGAATTGTGGAATTGGATTAGTAGAAGTATTAAGTAATAAACCTTTTATATCAGTAGATGAAAAGAATTATCATATTGAAGATGCTAAATTAAATGCAAAATATTTAAATCGTGATAATGTGAAGTTTGTAAAAGGGGATAGTGACGATAAGATTGTTTTATATGCTAAAAAAAGAGAGTGTGATACTTTCTTGATTCAAAATGGCCGTTTTGGATTAACTGATATTATGAAACAAAGTATATTCTTATCAAAAGTAAAAAATGTTGTTATTAGTTGTGAATCTCATTCCACTCTTGCTAAAGATTTAGCAGAGTTAGAAAAAAGCTATTATTTAGAAAAAATAGTAGCATTAGATACCCATCTATATACACCATATGTTACAACAATTGTAAAACTAGTTAGAAAGTAG
- a CDS encoding TIGR03905 family TSCPD domain-containing protein: protein MEISYKPKGVCASAMHIQVEEGKIIEAKIIGGCPGNGLGVCSLIKGLDVTDAIARMEGIRCGAKPTSCPDQLAQALKQTL, encoded by the coding sequence ATGGAAATCAGCTATAAACCAAAAGGAGTATGTGCAAGTGCAATGCATATTCAAGTAGAAGAAGGAAAAATCATTGAAGCTAAAATTATTGGTGGATGTCCTGGAAATGGACTGGGAGTATGTTCTTTAATTAAAGGTTTGGATGTAACAGATGCAATCGCTCGTATGGAAGGGATTCGTTGTGGAGCAAAACCAACAAGTTGCCCTGATCAATTAGCACAAGCATTAAAACAAACTTTGTAG
- the nagA gene encoding N-acetylglucosamine-6-phosphate deacetylase produces the protein MIFYKNVYLHQGDEFILKDFAIEDGCFLFSNIEDDCEVIDMNYQKIIPGLIDIHSHGAKGVDFNNIDKKAVEEVCSYFYSQGVVGVYPTLLTDDKDVIIKSIQTLVESKESGADSILGIHIEGPFICEEFKACMPSCYLRLPDKALFDEFYDASKGLFQIMTMSAELEGASDLVKHAVKKGVVISLGHSGANGQQAQSFIDAGASNATHLGNAMKQPTQHDLFVCGTVLNSDIYSEIICDGAHINKTVVQYWFKVRPHNKMILVTDSIMATGLSDGEYRLGINEVIVENKHAWLKHARKTRAGSTLTAIEAVRNLSQFLGLPFVQCVKFMSENPAKALSIFDRVGSIEEGKEASFVVLDDQYEVLETYLKGNCVYKK, from the coding sequence ATGATATTTTATAAAAATGTATATCTTCATCAAGGTGATGAATTTATTTTAAAAGATTTTGCTATTGAAGATGGTTGTTTTTTGTTTTCAAATATAGAGGATGATTGTGAAGTTATTGATATGAATTATCAAAAAATCATACCTGGTCTTATTGATATTCATAGTCATGGAGCAAAAGGTGTGGACTTTAACAATATTGATAAAAAGGCAGTAGAAGAAGTATGTTCTTACTTTTATAGCCAAGGAGTAGTAGGTGTATATCCAACATTGTTAACAGATGATAAAGATGTGATCATAAAATCTATCCAAACATTAGTAGAAAGTAAGGAAAGTGGTGCTGATAGTATTTTGGGTATTCATATAGAAGGGCCATTTATTTGTGAGGAGTTTAAAGCATGTATGCCGTCTTGTTATCTAAGGTTACCAGATAAAGCATTGTTTGATGAATTTTACGATGCTTCGAAAGGATTATTTCAAATTATGACAATGTCAGCTGAATTAGAAGGGGCTAGTGATTTAGTAAAACATGCTGTTAAAAAAGGAGTTGTTATTTCTTTAGGACATAGTGGTGCAAATGGGCAACAAGCACAATCTTTTATAGATGCAGGAGCTAGTAATGCGACTCATTTAGGAAATGCTATGAAACAACCTACACAACATGATTTATTTGTTTGTGGAACTGTTTTAAATAGTGATATTTATTCTGAAATCATATGTGATGGAGCTCATATAAATAAAACAGTTGTCCAATATTGGTTTAAAGTAAGACCTCATAATAAAATGATATTAGTTACTGATTCTATTATGGCAACAGGTCTAAGTGATGGTGAATATCGTTTAGGAATCAATGAGGTTATTGTAGAAAATAAACATGCTTGGTTAAAACATGCAAGAAAAACAAGAGCGGGTAGTACATTAACAGCTATTGAAGCTGTAAGAAATCTGTCTCAATTTCTTGGTTTACCATTTGTTCAGTGTGTGAAATTTATGAGTGAAAACCCAGCTAAAGCACTTTCTATTTTTGATCGAGTAGGATCTATTGAAGAAGGAAAAGAAGCTAGTTTTGTTGTGTTAGATGATCAATATGAAGTTCTTGAAACATATCTTAAAGGAAATTGTGTTTATAAAAAATAA
- a CDS encoding PTS mannitol transporter subunit IICB gives MKEKVQKIGRVLSAMVMPNIAVFIAWGLVTSVFIENGWFPNATLAELVDPMNQYLLPILIAYTGGYNVYGQRGATVGSIMTIGVLVGAPIPMFIGAMICGPLGAFLIKKLDEVLQGHIKEGFEMLVNNFSAGILGFILAVIGCLAINPACLALNDVLTIGVNFLVDRGLLPLLSVIVEPAKVLFLNNAINHGIFSPIGIQEVLSQGSSIFYLIESNPGPGLGILLAYCFFGKGAAKSSASGAAIIHFFGGIHEIYFPYILMNPLLIIAAIAGGATGVFVNVLFGSGLVSAASPGSIIAILTMCAPDSYFGVCVSIAAATVVAFVVAAFILKFTNSKEDLDEAQAESKQLKTATPTQEAVAVKKDLSTLRKIVFACDAGMGSSAMGATILTKKLKAAGIDVTVPHYAINDIPSDTEVVVTHQSLVGRVEDNLPNVVIFPITNFMGGTEYDDIIEKLK, from the coding sequence ATGAAAGAAAAAGTACAAAAAATCGGACGCGTATTAAGTGCAATGGTAATGCCTAATATCGCAGTATTTATCGCATGGGGGTTAGTAACATCAGTATTTATTGAAAATGGTTGGTTTCCAAATGCAACCTTAGCTGAGTTAGTAGATCCAATGAATCAATATTTATTACCAATCTTAATTGCTTACACAGGTGGTTATAATGTTTATGGTCAACGTGGAGCAACTGTAGGTTCTATTATGACAATTGGGGTATTGGTAGGAGCACCAATTCCAATGTTTATAGGAGCAATGATTTGTGGGCCTTTAGGGGCATTCTTAATTAAAAAATTAGATGAAGTATTACAAGGACATATCAAAGAAGGATTTGAAATGTTGGTTAATAACTTCTCAGCTGGTATCTTAGGGTTTATCCTTGCTGTTATTGGTTGTTTAGCTATTAATCCTGCTTGTTTAGCTTTAAATGATGTATTAACTATCGGAGTTAATTTCTTAGTGGATAGAGGATTATTACCATTACTTTCAGTAATTGTAGAACCAGCAAAAGTATTATTCTTAAATAATGCTATTAACCACGGAATTTTCTCACCAATTGGAATCCAAGAAGTATTATCTCAAGGATCTTCTATTTTCTATTTAATTGAATCAAATCCTGGTCCAGGTTTAGGAATTTTACTTGCATATTGTTTCTTTGGAAAAGGCGCTGCAAAATCTTCTGCATCAGGAGCAGCAATTATTCATTTCTTTGGGGGAATACATGAAATTTACTTCCCATATATTTTAATGAATCCATTATTAATTATTGCAGCAATAGCTGGGGGAGCAACTGGAGTCTTTGTCAATGTATTATTTGGTTCAGGTTTAGTATCTGCAGCATCACCAGGAAGTATTATTGCAATCTTAACAATGTGTGCACCGGATAGTTATTTTGGAGTATGTGTCAGTATCGCGGCAGCAACGGTTGTAGCATTTGTAGTGGCAGCATTTATTCTTAAATTCACTAACTCAAAAGAAGACTTAGATGAAGCACAAGCAGAAAGTAAACAATTAAAAACTGCTACACCAACTCAAGAAGCAGTAGCGGTGAAAAAAGACTTATCAACATTACGTAAAATCGTATTTGCTTGTGATGCCGGAATGGGTTCTAGTGCAATGGGAGCAACTATCCTAACTAAAAAATTAAAAGCAGCAGGAATTGATGTAACGGTTCCTCATTATGCAATTAATGATATTCCTAGTGATACAGAAGTAGTTGTTACACATCAATCATTAGTAGGACGTGTAGAAGATAATCTACCAAATGTTGTTATCTTCCCAATTACTAACTTTATGGGTGGTACAGAATACGATGACATTATTGAAAAATTAAAATAA
- a CDS encoding BglG family transcription antiterminator yields the protein MYSSRQIKIISQCLGRDDYITYQEISDHLEISTRTIMREITYINDELRNSQLRIETKKGKGICLVGDEEKKQNLLIDIQGSKVDYMDKQERQELLCLELLQSKQIQKLYYYSNKFQVSEATISHDLDDVEQFLEKYEVELIRRPGFGIGVIANETSIRRAISSIINNTVQHHIMNIDFDRYSFQDVLQQLAATNNTNMQKVLDFDILKKILIVFRENRQAFKLDQMAKSSYIGLLIHLMIAVGRMQTFESLEKNREVIELVKDKEALMRAEMIFQCLASEFDIEVDEVECAFIAIHLESSKATMVDLENPIEEHYDVILRMLHIFKENGYNLFGDYELIQSLSAHLKPALLRLQYQLPIYNPLLKEIKENYKEIFKVCQKAGTIFEETYHYYLNDDEIGYLVLHFAAAIERYKLSNLRKITVGIVCSSGIGMSALLMARLKRVVDKNVRFIPLSISDVDKNDCELLISTFVVENAIQVTPLLNQSDVVEVLKVINTKRKQLPKVETKTVDFDLMDAVEFIKQVVTNLEVHMLQSDCDKSQMIDFVCAKMLDNPELVKVIQKREENGSTMYQNFHFGLLHATTDLVDHCLVKVFLPEKPFTNKALQDIDVILCMLLPTNACESHRQMMSTISVMLIEEPTFFETLLVGNKEEIQSVLQIHLQQYITTKIREE from the coding sequence ATGTATTCATCTCGTCAAATTAAAATTATATCTCAATGTTTAGGTAGAGATGATTACATTACTTATCAGGAAATCTCTGATCACTTAGAAATAAGCACACGTACAATCATGCGTGAAATAACATATATTAATGATGAACTACGTAATTCACAATTGCGTATTGAAACTAAAAAAGGAAAAGGCATTTGTTTAGTAGGGGATGAAGAAAAGAAACAGAACTTACTGATTGATATCCAAGGATCAAAAGTTGATTATATGGATAAACAAGAACGCCAAGAACTTCTATGTTTAGAGTTATTACAATCGAAACAAATTCAAAAATTATATTACTATAGTAATAAATTCCAAGTATCAGAAGCAACTATTTCACATGACTTGGATGATGTAGAACAATTCTTAGAGAAATATGAAGTGGAATTAATTCGTCGTCCTGGTTTTGGAATAGGAGTTATCGCGAATGAAACATCTATTCGTAGAGCTATTTCATCGATTATTAATAATACGGTACAACACCATATTATGAATATTGATTTTGATCGTTATTCATTCCAAGATGTTTTACAACAACTAGCGGCAACGAATAATACAAATATGCAAAAAGTATTAGATTTTGATATTTTAAAGAAAATATTAATTGTTTTTAGAGAAAATCGTCAAGCATTTAAATTAGATCAAATGGCTAAAAGTTCTTATATTGGATTATTAATTCATTTAATGATTGCAGTTGGAAGAATGCAAACATTTGAAAGTTTAGAGAAAAACAGAGAAGTTATTGAATTAGTAAAAGATAAAGAAGCATTGATGCGAGCTGAAATGATTTTTCAATGTTTAGCTAGTGAGTTTGATATAGAAGTGGATGAAGTAGAATGTGCGTTTATTGCAATTCATTTAGAGAGTTCGAAAGCTACGATGGTGGACTTAGAAAACCCAATTGAAGAGCATTATGATGTTATCTTGCGAATGCTGCATATCTTTAAAGAAAATGGTTATAACCTGTTTGGAGATTATGAATTAATTCAAAGCTTATCAGCGCATCTAAAACCAGCATTACTTCGCTTACAATATCAATTACCTATTTATAATCCTTTATTAAAAGAAATAAAAGAAAATTATAAAGAGATATTTAAGGTATGTCAAAAAGCTGGTACAATATTTGAAGAAACATATCATTACTATTTAAATGATGATGAAATAGGTTACTTAGTTCTCCATTTTGCAGCAGCAATTGAAAGATATAAGTTATCAAACTTAAGAAAAATTACAGTAGGAATTGTATGTAGTAGTGGAATTGGGATGTCAGCATTATTAATGGCTCGTTTAAAAAGAGTAGTTGATAAGAATGTTCGATTTATTCCTTTATCAATTAGTGATGTAGATAAAAATGACTGTGAGTTATTAATCTCTACCTTTGTTGTAGAAAACGCTATTCAAGTAACTCCACTATTAAATCAAAGTGATGTAGTTGAAGTATTAAAAGTTATTAATACAAAACGTAAACAATTACCGAAAGTAGAAACAAAAACAGTTGATTTTGACTTAATGGATGCAGTAGAATTTATCAAACAGGTAGTAACTAATTTAGAAGTTCATATGTTACAAAGTGATTGTGATAAATCACAAATGATTGATTTTGTATGTGCAAAAATGCTGGATAACCCTGAACTAGTCAAAGTAATTCAAAAAAGAGAAGAGAATGGTAGTACAATGTATCAAAACTTCCATTTTGGTTTATTACATGCAACAACAGATTTAGTAGATCATTGTCTTGTTAAGGTTTTTTTACCAGAAAAACCTTTTACAAACAAAGCATTACAAGATATTGATGTTATCTTATGTATGCTTTTACCAACAAATGCTTGTGAAAGTCATCGACAAATGATGTCCACTATTTCTGTTATGTTAATAGAAGAACCAACATTCTTTGAAACACTACTAGTAGGAAATAAAGAAGAAATTCAGTCTGTATTGCAAATTCATTTACAGCAATATATTACAACGAAGATTAGGGAGGAATAA
- a CDS encoding PTS sugar transporter subunit IIA — MINVYFACDAGMGSSALGASMLRKYVNQDIKVSHCSVYKIPTSCDVVIVQKHLSSQVDDRNKYKRIYDILYFLDDKILREIAKEINKMGNNEMLKKEAIILNCASCTSDEAIVAMGELLQAHGYIEAPYIQGMLNRDHDLTTYLGNDLAIPHGEFDVKKYVLNTGIAVMIYPNGIDWNGNLVRIVIGIAAKGDDHMEILSNIAITLCEMETVDQIVASDDVDFIRNILVEGA, encoded by the coding sequence ATGATAAATGTTTACTTTGCTTGTGATGCCGGGATGGGATCAAGTGCTTTAGGAGCTTCTATGCTTAGAAAGTATGTTAATCAAGATATAAAAGTAAGTCATTGTTCAGTTTATAAAATACCAACTAGTTGTGATGTTGTTATTGTCCAAAAACACTTGTCATCTCAAGTAGATGACCGTAATAAATACAAAAGAATATATGATATATTATATTTTTTAGATGATAAAATACTTAGAGAAATCGCGAAGGAGATTAATAAAATGGGAAATAATGAAATGTTAAAAAAAGAGGCTATTATCTTAAATTGTGCATCTTGTACAAGTGATGAAGCTATTGTAGCAATGGGAGAATTATTACAGGCTCATGGTTATATTGAAGCACCATATATTCAAGGAATGTTAAATAGAGATCATGATTTAACAACTTATTTAGGGAATGATTTAGCTATTCCTCATGGTGAATTTGATGTAAAGAAATATGTATTAAATACTGGTATTGCAGTAATGATTTATCCAAATGGAATTGATTGGAATGGAAATTTAGTACGTATCGTTATTGGTATTGCTGCAAAAGGTGATGACCATATGGAAATCTTATCAAATATTGCTATTACATTATGTGAAATGGAAACAGTAGATCAAATAGTAGCTAGTGATGACGTTGATTTTATTCGTAATATTTTAGTGGAAGGAGCATAA